A section of the Lathamus discolor isolate bLatDis1 chromosome 6, bLatDis1.hap1, whole genome shotgun sequence genome encodes:
- the LRRC55 gene encoding leucine-rich repeat-containing protein 55 yields MLLGPWLVAAAAAAVAAGAGAGCPVLCTCRGQAVDCSGQRLFSVPPELPLDTGNLSLAHNRIASIPPGYLSCYGQLRALDLRNNSLAALPAGLFLGARRLAHLDLSYNNFSLVPADMFLEASGLLRLDLSHNPGLRRVHPDAFRGLAQLRELDLSFGALPALSLEALEGLPGLVALRLGGNPWVCGCAMEPFLKWLRGRIQRCAAESQLAECRAPPEVAGAPLLSLTDESFQACHLTLTLDDYLFIAFVGFVVSIASVATNFLLGITANCCHRWSKASEDEDV; encoded by the exons ATGCTGCTGGGCCCCTGGctggtggcggcggcggcggcggctgtgGCGGCGGGCGCCGGGGCGGGCTGCCCGGTGCTGTGCACGTGCCGCGGGCAGGCGGTGGACTGCAGCGGCCAGCGCCTCTTCTCGGTGCCGCCGGAGCTGCCGCTGGACACCGGGAACCTGAGCCTGGCGCACAACCGCATCGCCAGCATCCCCCCGGGGTACCTGTCCTGCTACGGGCAGCTCCGCGCCCTCGACCTGCGCAACAACTCCCTGGCGGCGCTGCCGGCCGGGCTCTTCCTGGGCGCCCGGCGCCTGGCGCACCTCGACCTCAGCTACAACAACTTCAGCCTGGTGCCGGCGGACATGTTCCTGGAGGCCAGCGGGCTCCTGCGCCTCGACCTCAGCCACAACCCGGGGCTGCGGCGCGTCCACCCCGACGCCTTCCGCGGGCTGGCGCAGCTGCGGGAGCTGGACCTCAGCTTCGGGGCGCTGCCGGCGCTCAGCCTGGAGGCGCTGGAGGGGCTGCCGGGGCTGGTGGCCCTGCGCCTGGGGGGCAACCCCTGGGTGTGCGGCTGCGCCATGGAGCCCTTCCTCAAGTGGCTGCGGGGACGCATCCAGCGCTGCGCTGCCG aGTCGCAGCTGGCCGAGTGCCGGGCCCCCCCTGAGGTGGCGGGAGCCCCCCTGCTCTCGCTGACGGACGAGAGCTTCCAGGCCTGCCACCTCACGCTCACGCTGGATGATTATCTCTTCATCGCCTTCGTCGGCTTCGTCGTCTCCATCGCCTCGGTGGCCACCAACTTCCTGCTGGGCATCACCGCCAACTGCTGCCACCGCTGGAGCAAGGCCAGCGAGGACGAGGACGTTTAG
- the APLNR gene encoding apelin receptor: MEEATEAYAYGDNDTECEYEEWAPSLALLPTIYLLVFLLGTVGNGLVLWTVFKGGQDRRRSADTFIANLAAADLTFVATLPLWAAYAWLGYHWPFGTAACKVSSYLVFVNMYASVFCLTGLSFDRYLAIVRPLATAKLRSRVSGLMATVALWVLAALLALPALVLRRAAALGGDTRITCYMDYGGLAAPGTEGAWEVGLGLSSTALGFVAPFAVMLTCYFFIARTVASHFHRERAEGPRKRKRLLTIITVLVAAFGGCWLPFHLVKTLYVLMDLGVLPWSCGLHTFLSNLHPYCSGIAYINSCLNPFLYAFFDPRFRRACAALLCCRPPGPGTERSASYSSGQGGKGAAAPGGKLDPATQETLFRA; this comes from the coding sequence ATGGAGGAGGCGACGGAGGCCTATGCCTATGGGGACAACGACACAGAGTGCGAGTATGAGGAGTGGGCCCCCTCGCTGGCCCTGCTGCCCACCATCTACCTGCTGGTGTTCCTGCTGGGCACGGTGGGCAACGGGCTGGTGCTCTGGACCGTCTTCAAGGGCGGGCAGGACCGGCGGCGCTCGGCAGACACCTTCATCGCCAACCTGGCTGCCGCCGACCTCACCTTCGTGGCCACGCTGCCGCTGTGGGCTGCCTACGCCTGGCTGGGCTACCACTGGCCCTTCGGCACGGCCGCCTGCAAGGTCAGCAGCTACCTGGTGTTCGTCAACATGTACGCCAGCGTCTTCTGCCTGACGGGGCTGAGCTTCGACCGCTACCTGGCCATCGTGCGGCCGCTGGCCACGGCCAAGCTGCGCTCCCGGGTCAGCGGGCTCATGGCCACCGTGGCCCTGTGGGTGCTGGCGGCGCTGCTGGCGCTGCCGGCCCTGGTGCTGCGGCGGGCGGCCGCGCTCGGCGGGGACAcgaggatcacctgctacatgGACTACGGGGGGCTGGCGGCACCGGGCACCGAGGGCGCCTGGGAGGTGGGTCTGGGGCTCTCCTCCACCGCGCTCGGCTTCGTGGCCCCCTTCGCCGTCATGCTGACCTGCTACTTCTTCATCGCCCGCACCGTGGCCAGCCACTTCCACCGCGAGCGCGCCGAGGGGCCCCGCAAGCGCAAGCGCCTGCTCACCATCATCACGGTGCTGGTGGCCGCCTTCGGGGGCTGCTGGCTGCCCTTCCACCTGGTGAAGACCCTGTACGTGCTGATGGACCTGGGCGTGCTGCCGTGGTCCTGCGGCCTCCACACCTTCCTCAGCAACCTGCACCCCTACTGCTCGGGCATCGCCTACATCAACAGCTGCCTCAACCCCTTCCTCTACGCCTTCTTCGACCCCCGGTTCCGCCGTGCCTGCGCCGCGCTCCTGTGCTGCCGCCCCCCGGGGCCCGGCACCGAGCGCTCCGCCAGCTACTCCTCGGGGCAAGGCGGAAAGGGGGCGGCGGCGCCGGGGGGCAAACTGGACCCCGCCACCCAGGAGACGCTGTTCCGCGCCTGA
- the TNKS1BP1 gene encoding LOW QUALITY PROTEIN: 182 kDa tankyrase-1-binding protein (The sequence of the model RefSeq protein was modified relative to this genomic sequence to represent the inferred CDS: inserted 2 bases in 1 codon): MASQPQPLHPALPCAAPAGTGGLVGSSPDTGTARSKPPLRPKPHVLPKPPVPAKTPLPPPGPRHPRPELPSAEKMNRLAGPQPYGTGSTGGPVRRPSFTIKSPYQEPPTEKGLPSPAAAAGEAAGATPSEEPPLPPTPSRKGPAPFKVTPVPVATKPERFPGTTVEQILAKMDTREGPGSPDRGRLCPEPSLRFGSKPFAAFRRRPSGEAEGAPPGEAPQPAVGEPGPGGDGHPPAETSGSPPAGPSSAGAPRGRRRPRSPPDLSSLQLGPPGSPRPPSCPALAPGAPSQPCAAAPGSPHAPPELLAPGSPTRAPGSPESQPPARASDTSSQAPGAPSFTAEPQLSISRSPGSPHTPGEGSPDTATPPGTPELPPRAISPPSTPELPPRATCPPGSPEAAVQYPASPSPPPEPLGKVSRPPGSPEGPDDPPASPLSPEGPNFSPTPPCRDSGLRRSSEGVLRXPPPAGQGLGGLGASLGALPRPGDPLLESAMGSESGWSLSQSFEWTFPARGARRVPSPPRSPIRETGDSEGEDPAPGAAEPGPRGAEGAPCPGGPMAQAEAESSPEEDEDGEAEQDVALCVTEPGQDPAETEPCIEAAPPDPAPPAPATVTSSVWALEGDSALSLQGPGGPGQAGGSPRSRDEPGDPGWLAELLASPGAHTGQGTEGLLGWSRKDLSSEFGIGTPRPGSAFRWTRETDWPREPQRDPEFGTEQSWSSTGAGEQPFGTARSDWGSGCRGAELPGDAGLGRSDWHKAPGAGESCRQEQDFSASKPTWGTGYGLDSTGSGDRIGSGNADWSSSYSVGGAQHQDEELSSRQPSWASKYSSGDPESQDQDITPAWAGQYGSRDPEMKDRELSPDWTSKYSSRGAETTDEDLTLGWAGRSSTGDTGTTGRDFSPSRAAWDSQYSTRDMESQDQEFSPSRPAWIGECSTQGTESQDREFSFSRPAETDGYSSRDMESQDREFSPSRPAWEDRYSTRDMESQDREFSPSRPAWTSECSTRDTEDQAWKFCPGRPAWDSEYSSRDRANQEREFSSSRSATASEGSTRDVESQDGEFKPSRPAWEDRYSTRDVESLDQFSPSRLAEPDGYSTRDTETQDREFSPDRPAKASEPSIGAMETWDRELSPSRLAWDDQCSTRDVETWDEELSPGRPTKASECSTRDMESQDREFSLAWEDRYSTRHLESQDSAFKPNKAAWDDERSTRDTESQEQELSPSRAAEADGHRSRVMESQDLELSPGSLTWAGECGSAGTRGEGSEVRPGHGTGQTEPVDAAADRKELPGSHCPDPPSQDPGCGSAEHSAAGSRAWAEEPGAAECHSQISGVGPEQDLGPSSAAVSTGGFMPWAGVMGAPGDRHRDVSCGTSGGAGLQERGCGDAEAQRREWADAFSARCAARSRDVGERHRGGDTGSVHSSSVGLWDPSLQMGDPPAAGSPRTDPPSPAEEERDPPELTPAPRSPGASSPQPEAVDGTPLDTGSAAAPSEHPDGKRPPSWEEKWLPMGTPHPEAPPDLAGQEFTFLEDAEVLDSRVFRTKAELGRQRRHRAPALRPAAGPGEDAWLFRDSTEPRPAAPEDEAAAEPRSRRAGRAGKVPLFPSLSAAALKAKLRGRNRSAEEGTPPGDSKVTPPREPHVQRSKSCKIPGLSGKPLVLPPKPERPSGSEASPPHWLQALKLKKKKP; the protein is encoded by the exons ATGGCCTCGCAGCCGCAGCCCCTGCACCCGGCCCTGCCCTGCGCAGCACCGGCAGGCACCGGGGGGCTGGTGGGCAGCAGCCCCGACACAG GCACTGCTCGGTCCAAGCCCCCGCTGCGGCCCAAGCCTCATGTGCTGCCCAAGCCGCCCGTGCCAGCCAAGACCCCACTGCCGCCACCGGGCCCACGGCACCCGCGCCCTGAGCTGCCCTCGGCAGAGAAGATGAACCGCCTGGCCGGGCCCCAGCCCTACGGCACCGGCAGCACAGGGGGGCCTGTCCGCCGGCCCTCCTTTACCATCAAGTCCCCCTATCAAGAGCCCCCCACCGAGAAGGGGCTGccctcccctgcagcagcagccgggGAGGCCGCGGGAGCGACCCCCAGTGAGGAGCCCCCCCTGCCGCCGACCCCCTCCCGGAAGGGCCCGGCGCCCTTCAAGGTGACGCCGGTGCCGGTGGCCACTAAACCGGAGCGGTTCCCGGGCACCACCGTGGAGCAGATCCTGGCCAAGATGGACACCAGGGAGGGCCCAGGGAGCCCCGACCGAGGCCGGCTCTGCCCTGAGCCCTCCTTGCGCTTCGGCTCCAAGCCCTTCGCTGCCTTCCGGAGGCGCCCCAGCGGGGAGGCGGAGGGAGCCCCCCCCGGCGAGGCCCCCCAGCCCGCGGTGGGTGAGCCGGGACCGGGGGGTGACGGACACCCCCCAGCCGAGACGAG CGGCTCCCCCCCCGCCGGCCCGAGCAGCGCCGGGGCCCCCCGCGGACGCCGGAGGCCGCGCTCCCCCCCTGAC CTCTCCTCTCTGCAGTTGGGCCCCCCCGGCTCTCCCAGGCCCCCGTCCTGCCCAGCTCTGGCCCCAGGggctccctcccagccctgcgctGCAGCCCCTGGCTCCCCCCATGCCCCCCCCGAGCTCCTGGCCCCCGGCTCCCCCACACGGGCCCCTGGCTCCCCCGAATCCCAGCCTCCAGCCAGGGCCTCGGACACCTCCAGCCAGGCTCCGGGGGCTCCCTCCTTCACAGCCGAGCCTCAGCTCAGCATCTCCCGCTCCCCCGGCTCCCCCCACACGCCTGGAGAGGGCTCCCCCGATACAGCCACCCCCCCGGGCACACCCGAGCTGCCCCCCAGGGCCATCAGCCCCCCCAGCACTCCCGAGCTGCCCCCCAGGGCCACCTGCCCCCCCGGCTCTCCCGAGGCTGCTGTCCAGTACCCGGCCTCCCCCAGCCCACCCCCCGAGCCCCTGGGTAAAGTCTCTCGCCCCCCGGGCTCCCCGGAGGGACCCGATGACCCCCCAGCGTCCCCACTGTCCCCTGAGGGTCCCAACTTCAGCCCCACTCCCCCCTGCAGGGACTCGGGGCTGCGGCGCTCATCGGAGGGGGTGCTGCG GCCCCCACCTGCGgggcagggcctgggggggctgGGGGCCTCGCTGGGTGCCCTGCCCCGGCCCGGGGACCCGCTGCTGGAGTCGGCCATGGGCAGCGAGTCCGGCTGGAGCCTCTCCCAGTCCTTCGAGTGGACGTTTCCGGCACGGGGGGCCCGGCGGGTCCCAtctcccccccgctcccccaTCCGGGAGACGGGCGACTCGGAGGGGGAGGACCCGGCCCCTGGAGCCGCCGAGCCCGGCCCTCGGGGAGCAGAGGGGGCCCCGTGTCCGGGGGGGCCCATGGCCCAGGCAGAGGCTGAGAGCTCGCCAGAGGAGGACGAAGATGGGGAGGCAGAGCAGGACGTGGCACTGTGCGTGACGGAGCCTGGCCAGGACCCAGCTGAGACCGAGCCCTGCATCGAGGCCGCCCCACCGGATCCGGCCCCACCGGCTCCAGCCACGGTGACCAGCTCGGTGTGGGCACTGGAGGGTGACTCCGCACTGAGCCTGCAGGGCCCCGGGGGGCCAGGCCAGGCCGGAGGGTCCCCAAGGAGCCGCGATGAGCCCGGTGACCCGGGCTGGCTGGCGGAGCTGTTGGCATCGCCCGGAGCCCACACAGGACAAGGCACGGAG ggcctgCTCGGCTGGTCACGAAAGGACCTGAGCAGTGAATTTGGCATCGGCACCCCGCGCCCCGGCAGCGCCTTCCGCTGGACCCGAGAGACAGACTGGCCCCGGGAGCCACAGCGGGACCCGGAGTTCGGGACCgaacagagctggagcagcaccggggctggggagcagccctTCGGCACCGCCAGGAGCGACTGGGGCAGCGGCTGCCGAGGGGCCGAGCTGCCGGGAGACGCGGGGCTGGGCCGCAGCGACTGGCACAAAGCCCCTGGCGCTGGGGAGAGCTGCCGGCAGGAACAGGACTTCAGCGCCAGCAAACCCACGTGGGGCACCGGCTACGGCTTGGACAGCACTGGCAGCGGGGACAGGATCGGCTCCGGGAATGCCGACTGGAGCAGCAGCTACAGCGTGGGGGGAGCCCAGCACCAGGATGAGGAGCTGAGCTCCAGGCAGCCCAGCTGGGCCAGCAAATACAGCTCCGGGGATCCGGAGAGCCAGGACCAGGACATCACACCGGCGTGGGCTGGCCAGTATGGCTCCAGGGATCCAGAGATGAAGGACAGGGAGCTCAGCCCAGACTGGACCAGTAAATACAGCAGCAGGGGTGCTGAGACCACGGACGAGGATCTCAccctgggctgggctggcagaTCCAGcactggggacactgggaccACAGGCAGAGACTTCAGCCCCAGCAGAGCGGCCTGGGATAGCCAATACAGCACCAGGGACATGGAGAGCCAGGACCAGGAATTCAGCCCCAGCAGACCAGCTTGGATTGGTGAATGCAGCACCCAAGGCACGGAGAGCCAGGACAGGGAGTTCAGCTTCAGCAGGCCGGCAGAGACTGATGGATACAGCAGCAGGGACATGGAGAGCCAGGACCGGGAATTCAGCCCCAGCAGACCGGCCTGGGAGGACAGATACAGCACCAGGGACATGGAGAGCCAGGACCGGGAGTTCAGCCCCAGCAGACCTGCTTGGACCAGTGAATGCAGCACCAGGGACACGGAGGACCAGGCCTGGAAGTTCTGCCCTGGCAGACCAGCCTGGGACAGCGAGtacagcagcagggacagggcgAACCAGGAGAGAGagttcagctccagcagatCAGCCACAGCCAGTGAGGGCAGCACCAGGGACGTGGAGAGCCAGGATGGGGAGTTCAAACCCAGCAGACCAGCCTGGGAGGACAGATACAGCACCAGGGATGTGGAGAGCCTGGACCAGTTCAGTCCCAGCAGACTGGCTGAGCCTGATGGATACAGCACCAGGGATACAGAGACTCAAGACAGGGAGTTCAGCCCTGACAGACCAGCCAAAGCCAGCGAGCCCAGCATCGGGGCCATGGAGACCTGGGACAGGGAGCTCAGTCCCAGCAGATTGGCCTGGGATGATCAATGCAGCACCAGGGATGTGGAGACTTGGGATGAGGAGCTCAGCCCTGGCAGACCAACCAAAGCCAGTGAGTGCAGCACCAGGGACATGGAAAGCCAGGACAGGGAGTTCAGCCTGGCCTGGGAGGACAGATACAGCACCAGGCACTTGGAGAGCCAGGACAGCGCGTTCAAACCCAACAAAGCAGCCTGGGATGATGAGCGCAGCACCAGGGACACGgagagccaggagcaggagctcagccccagcagagcagctgaggcTGATGGACACAGGAGTAGGGTCATGGAGAGCCAGGACCTGGAGCTCAGCCCCGGCAGCCTGACCTGGGCCGGCGAGTGCGGCTCTGCAGGCACCAGAGGGGAAGGGAGCGAGGTCAGGCCTGGCCACGGCACCGGCCAGACTGAGCCGGTGGATGCTGCTGCCGATAGGAAGGAGTTGCCTGGCTCCCACTGCCCTGATCCCCCATCCCAGGATCCTGGCTGTGGCAGCGCTGAGCACAGTGCCGCTGGCAGCAGGGCCTGGGCTGAGGAGCCTGGAGCAGCTGAGTGCCACAGCCAGATCAGCGGCGTCGGCCCAGAGCAGGACCTGGGTCCCTCCAGCGCCGCGGTGTCCACCGGTGGCTTCATGCCCTGGGCGGGTGTGATGGGAGCCCCAGGGGACCGGCACCGCGATGTCTCCTGCGGCACGTCCGGAGGAGCCGGCCTGCAGGAGCGTGGCTGCGGCGACGCAGAGGCCCAGCGCCGGGAATGGGCCGATGCGTTCAGCGCCCGCTGCGCCGCCCGCAGCCGGGACGTCGGGGAGCGGCACCGGGGAGGTGACACCGGCTCCGTGCACAG cagcagcgTTGGTCTCTGGGACCCCAGCCTGCAGATGGGTGACCCCCCGGCCGCGGGGTCCCCCCGCACCGACCCACCCAGCCCTGCGGAGGAGGAGAGGGACCCCCCGGAGCTGACCCCTGCCCCGCGGAGCCCTGGGGCCTCCTCTCCGCAGCCAGAGGCTGTCGACGGGACCCCCCTGGACACGGGGAGTGCAGCAGCCCCCTCGGAGCACCCAGATGGGAAGAGACCTCCCAGCTGGGAGGAGAAGTGGCTCCCCATGGGCACCCCACATCCCGAGGCACCCCCGGACCTCGCCGGGCAGGAATTCACCTTCCTGGAG GACGCGGAGGTGCTGGACAGCCGCGTGTTCCGCACCAAGGCCGAGCTGGGCCGGCAGCGCCGGCACCGGGCGCCCGCGCtgcgccccgccgccggcccggGGGAGGACGCTTGGCTCTTCCGTGACTCCACCG AGCCCCGGCCGGCGGCGCCCGAGGACGAGGCGGCGGCGGAGCCCCGGAGCCGGCGGGCGGGCAGGGCCGGGAAGGTGCCGCTGTTCCCCAGCCTCAGCGCGGCCGCGCTCAAG GCCAAGCTGAGGGGCCGGAACCGCTCGGCCGAGGAGGGGACCCCGCCGGGGGACAGCAAAGTGACCCCCCCCCGGGAGCCCCATGTGCAGCGCTCCAAGTCCTGCAAGATCCCCGGCCTGAGTGGGAAGCCCCTGGTGCTGCCCCCCAAACCAGAGAGGCCCTCGGG GTCCGAGGCCTCCCCCCCACACTGGCTGCAAGCGCTCaagctgaagaagaagaaaccTTGA